From the genome of Pleuronectes platessa chromosome 12, fPlePla1.1, whole genome shotgun sequence:
GTTAACCCCCTGTAACAGCAAATATGAAATAcatctgtgggaaacactgaggTGACTAATGTCAAACAAACACTACTGCTTATGGCTAGCGAGGTTGAGCACCGTCATTAGAAGCTGAATTATTCTTATTAACATGCTCACAGTATAGATTTTACCTTCTCGCCCTCTCATCGAGATTTGTTGCGCAAGTTGTAGCTAAGACCCTACACTTGTGAGGACAAGACAAACATGGATATCTATCACAGATAATTGCTACCGTAGGGCTGGCATTGGACCCTCTAACGACCTAATACTACTTACCACACAACCCATAATGTGGCGACTAATGCATGCATCTGTGGGTGAGATGTAACTAATgtaaaacttatttttataaCCTGTCATGTCTAAACCAACATAGCACCACTGATCTTTTGTCTGATGCACAGATTTTAAAGAATATCAGAAGTGAGTGAGCCATGAGCTCCTGCACCTTGCGTGGTTCTTCTTTTCAGTGTCATTTGAGAGCATCCATCTCTCCAGGTTTGGACTGATTATGGAACGAGACAAAtggttttctaaaaaaaaaaaggcacgtAGGTTACACTTGTTTTCTACCagcagtgtttttttcccccgagAAGCACAAACTAAAATCATTGTGATTACATAACTAAAGCTCTCAAGTATATGCCGACCTCTCAAGAAGGATTTGTTGGGGTTGAGTCTTCTTAGTAATAAGTTGTGGAGGGGTCAACTCCCAAGAAATGCCCCCATGACCACTTTCCTGTTGGAGACACGTTGCGCTTCATAAAAACAGCTccacataattaaaataaatattaattcagAAGGGAAGTGAAATAAGAAGCAATCTGATCATGGTAGTTTTGCTCTACTATCTCCATTAGCAGATTCTCAGAAGAAACTATAATTTTACATCATCTGTCCTCCACATTtatgatattatattataaggGGTTTCACATGGAGGAGCCCCTTCCGAGTCAAAGTCAAGTAGTTTGAGCAGATTAAAGTCAGTCATGTTTAAAGGGACACTGGCattttgaatttgatttgattgtccTCAGCTGCAACTTGTCTCATGCACCCCTAACTTCAACACCTGTTAGTATTCCTCACAATAGTGCATAGCTAGCTGCACCAAGGTTACAAGAGTAtgctgaaaataaaagaaaaatgaccaAATTGGACACAGGGTCAAACCCTGTGAAGCCAGATGCCACTAAAAAAGAGTTGATTGAACTAAAGAGGTGTAAAACTAAACCCTATAAAGCCATAGTGCAATTCCATAAAGACACCAGACTGCTCAAATGTTACACTAGGAGATAACTTTTATACAGGTTGAATCGATATAGGTGATGATGAATTGGGACTGGATGAACATGTGCAAAGAGTTGAAGAGCCTGCGGCCAGGGAAGAACTGATCGGCCACTATTGACGTCTGTAACAAGATTTGAGTATTTCCTCAATCTGCCATCTAGTTCCAAAGCAATTCTGCACAAGTATGGAAAAATGTTGATTTCACTAAATAGGACACAGACTGATTTGTTGTTTAAGAAGGAACTTGAGTTTCTAAGGACTTATCTATTATCCTTAGAAAGCACTTAATTTCCCTGATTTGCTGTCCTGAACTCTGTGGACCCCCTCAGAATCTGTTCCTTTCTCTGGCTTAGCTGATCCTAATGCGTGCAAAGAGATGGCAAAGAATGTGCCTTATTTAGCTTTATCCATGGGACAAGCTCTGACTGCAATTTACCAATAGCACCTCCAGATGCCCTCTGAACCCTAACACATCGTAAAACCATTCTGGGAAGGTGCTCCACTAGGTGCTTTAACAAGCTAAGGAAATAAAATAGGggggaaaaaattgaaaaagcaCAAAGTGAACTGTACAACGTAGCCATGTAGGCCCAGATAGTAACTTGGGATGAACATGGGAGGCATGCAGGCAGGTCTACAGGGTGATGTTGTGGGATCAGGCAGACATTTAGCACAAGcggagagaaaagacaaaaagcacTGATATTTGTGCTTTCCCTTCCTGTCAAAATAACCTGTTCAACGCAAAAACATGTGCTTGCCAGAGAGCATTATACTGAATATAATCATATGTATTTTCTGTGATGTAAGTAATAACTAAAACAAAGACTAGAATGAATCTGGTATAGCTTGTTACACTTAAAGTCGATCGCTCACCAGAAAGAGAACAGACATCAGTATAGCCTCTAATTGACTAATGAGGAATTTCTCAAGTTCTGTGATccggctgcagtgtgtgtgtgcaggcgaaGGAGAAGCCCGACCTATTTGACCTTGAGTGGCGGTTCCCTCTCCAGCCAGCGTACTCGTACTTTTTGTTTATAGTGATACTCCTTGAGGAAGTCCTGTAGGGCAGGGGGCAGCGGCAAAGAGCCTATTCCATCGTATGTGGTCCAGCGGCAGATGGCAGCTCGTGCCAGGTGCTGCAGCCCAAAGGGGAAGGTTCGATGGAGAGGTGCTGTGAGCAGCGGTTCAAAAAACATGCAGGCGCTGGGGTCCTTGTAGTGCTCGAGCAGTCCTGTGACGGTGGAAGAGTGGAATACACAAGGATCATGAGCGTCAAAGCTGAAGTTGTGGTTCCATTGCTCGATGCGGGCATGCAGTGAGCGGTTGTAACGGCGGAAGCTAACGGAGAAGAGGTAGTCCTCTTGGGCGGAGTCACGCAGCAGGAAGGTGCCCTCTGGCCGTCCATCCAGCAGAGCCTCAGCCTCATAGCGGTCCATCACACCCCAGTAACAGGGCAGAGCTGTGATCTGCATTAGGTCAGGCACCAGACAGTGGATGTAGTCTATCTGGGTGTGAACCTTCCAGGGGCCAGGTTGCTGCCGGCTCAGGTGACCATCCCCAGAGGCATGCCTCTGCTTGGGCCTCCTGGCCTGTAGACAGAGGGTGGTTGAATCCTCCTCAGAGTCACAGTCCTGAGTTGACGCTGAAGCCCCCGGCACTGGCCCACATGCCCCTGATGATCCAGCACCCAAGGAGCTGCCAGTCCCTGAGGCCCGGCCATCCCCAGAGGCTTCTCCAATGCCAGGAGCCATCTTTGGTCCCAGTTTGTAGAGAGAGGAGCCCGGCACTGAGGCCTCCAGGGTGTGGATCTGTGCATTAGGTGGTGGGTCCACACCTTCCTCAATGCTAAGTCGGCGGCGCTCACGTAGGcgttcctcttcatcctcaggaGAGGTCTGGGCCGGGTCAAAGGCATCAAGCAGGGCAGTGGAGGAATGCGGGCTGACCGGTGCTGTGTGTTGCTTGATCAAGTGCCACTTGTGAGCAAGGTCTGAGCCTGGTGGGAAGGGGCACGTTTCTAGCATGAGCTCTGTAAGGTGAATCTTACGTTTAGAGGTGACAGGGTTCTTTGATGAACGAGAGCGTCTACGAGCAGGTAGGGGTAAGCACAGTCCCACTGTATCGCTTAGCCGTTGACGCAAAGACCGGGAATTTAGACTGCGTCCTCCAGAGTCACTCATCTCCTGGAGGGAGCTGACTCCATAACGCCTTTCCCTACGGTTCCCACTCCCCCGTAAACGCCCAGAACGCCTATCTGCTTCCAGAGAGCTCTGGGTTTTGGTGGAACATGAGTGTTTTTTCTTGCCCCCCCATGGAGCATGACGGGAATAGGAGTCTCTCCTGGCATGGGGAACAGCCCCCGACCCACCTCGCACATCCTCTGCGTCCTTGTCGATACTAATCTCTACTATCTGAGGGATGTCCGACACACAGTTGTGATGGCGCCGCCCTGATGTTACCATTGGCACTGGTAGGAGGCTCCGTGTTGGGCTGGAGGCTCCTGATGCATGTGCATCACCTGAGCTGCCTCCTTGGCAAAGATCCACCACACAGTGGACAGCATCTGCCTCAACCCTGGTCTCACTGAGTCCTGAACTGTTGTTTTGGAACAGCGTCTGGCATTTGTTCTTCAGGTTGCTCCACATGTTGCCCACTTGCTTCATCAACAGGAGCCCCTGGgacctgcaggtgacaggagaaaaaaaactgaataagtCACAGGTGGAGAAACCTTGCAACAACTTCTACATTAAACACTGAGGTTCAAGTTATATAAAGAATGTCCTATATTTAAATTCCCCAGACTACTGTGTATCTAGTAATTAGACATGGTGTGAGTATAACGGGGCCAAAGTGTCTGAGAGGTGGGTGAGCTTGAGTAGTTGGAACAGCAGAGTTAGGAGTTGCCAGGCAGACGTGCAGGGACACAAGGCCACAGCTATAAATGAACCCAGGATCTGCTCACAGCTGATCTGCTGGTATGTACTGTATTACAGAGCCAGTCTAGACCTGACCAAAAACTTTCCCTGGAAGAGCAGCAGACagggcacatgcacacactcccaTATCCCATTCATTTATTAATCTACTAGAATTTGACATGGATTTGGAGGTAGTAGTACCAAACCTTGTTTGCATTTAACAGTGAGCAAAGTCACCACAGGTGTGTGACCTGTCAAATTGAAAATCTCGAAGGGTTCAGTAACGCAGCATTTACCTCCCTGTTTCAGGAAACCCAAATCCCTGCAGCTAACAGCCTGAtgcatgaaaaacacaacaaaatggaaaatatcCAAAACCAAACTCCTCAAACTGAGGTTCTAGTTTGTTCCTATAATCACTCGTGTGCATGGATTTTCACTGTTAGAATATAATTTACTCCTTTCTTCATAAATTTAGGAAATACTGAAATAAACTGTGACTGACAACATTATCTAACAATAACTTCATCCAGAAAAAAGCTGCAAGCAGTGATATGCACTTCTAATTTAGAAAGTTCTCGTTAAACATTTGAATTTGTAACTCTTTCAGTATTAGTTTTGTGTGCTATTCGCTCTGGGACTTGTCTCTCACTACTTCCCACTTCTAGTCTTCATTGATAATTTAAGTCAATATGCCTCTGGGCTAAAAGCAGCTGTCCAGCTAGCTAGCATCATGTTGACATGCATGCAGACTTTGTCTCTTGATATTGATAAAGACATTATAGATTGTCTCTGTTGTCTGTGACAGAAAAGGGTTCTGTGTTACACAGGAAACCAGACTTCAGCACATGATTGATTAAAGTCGATTTGCTGAGGGCAGCTCTAAAGGCATCACTAACAAACTCATGACGTCTCTCCAGATGTGGCCATGGTTATCAAACCACATACAGACTTTCTTTGTACTCAGAGAAGACAATGACTCTCCACTTGACAATCATTAGATAATTGTGATAAGTCAGCGATCAATTGCctgctatgaaaaaaaaagtcaaaaaaacGACTACATACCATCATCAAATGTGAAATAACTGAATATGCAGTGATTCAACTCTTTCTGTATGAAATGTGCATGCACAAAATAATCCTGGCAACATGCATTATCTGGTCCACTACTTTTTTACTGTTAACTCAAAACTCCATAATTATTGGTTTAAACAGAGAATGGATACCAGGGCCTCATCAAGCAGGTTGGACTCGATTTAAAAATTATGTTCAGATTTGGGTCATGTGACATTGGCTAATCAGTTGGAAGTGAACACTTGACTCCTGTGTGTTAAAATAATCTACCTATATAGTTCGTATTAAACAATGCATTTTTGTGCAGCAAGTTAACTACCATCTGGTTCTGGCATAAAACACAGAATGTCCAGTCCGGGTGAGACTCAGTTACTTTGAATCATGTTGGGTTTATATAGAAAAATGCAGCCTGAGCTGGACTCTGACCCATCTCAATGCCACTGACTTGAGATTTGCAGATTCAGCAAAGCATGTTTGTAAAAGTTCTTGCCCTTATGGATTTCATTGAACCAACATCTGTTTGTGTCATAATAACAATTTTCTGAATTGGGAACATGGATTTGTACCCATTTTGACAAAGTTTTGTTTAACTGGTCGCAAGTCTGACATTGGTCCCCAAAGTTACAtgggcacatacacacacagtgactgaaCTGTGATGCGGtttgtgtgctgctgcagatcaGAAGTCTTAATTCAGGTGTCATTGTTGTTTCTTGCCAAACAACATTTAGATTACACAACAATCGAATGTGGTTCTAACTAACTAATGTACTAACCCTTTTGAGAAAGACAAATTTAAATGGGGTTTTCTAACTCTATACTTAAGGAATATGTTTACGCAGTGAAATGTGAATCATTGTTAACAGTGGTAACTACCTCATCAAATTCTTTTCACTGATTCATCATTTCCCAGGGGATATTGAGCAACATTGACAACACCAGTCACAAAccttatattcatgttttttccaCATCGGATTGAAATCCTTCTGATTGAAGATTTACTGTTAACTTTTTACAAGGGTTGTGATTTCATAAGCTGTAATATATAAACTAAGCTAAGCCAGCTAGTACTACTGTGAAATCATATATTTCCTTTATGGTACAATTTTTCTGTGAAAAGGGTCAGCAAAGAATTTCTAATGAGTTTGAGGGCATTTATTCTGATTGAGGTGTTAATATGGAGCTTTTAATTCTGCTTGATTTCCAAGTAAAAATACCTCCTGTGAACTGGTAAGACAAAGTGCTGCAGGTAAGAACAGCTGGCTCCAGTTGAGGTGCGATCAAATCTGCAACATGTCACCACAGCAAGAATCACCTTTAATGGCATTCCTGGTGTATGGAAAACCACTGGCACTTTGCACCGGTACTGATTATGATTCCTCACAATATGGCAAGTCTTCACACAGTGCGTAACTTCAGCTGTCCAACAGATGCACAAATAATGATGTGCCGGCTAATTAAATCTCGACTACGCTTACAATTACCTTAATACAGAACAATTAGTAAGTTATCTGAGCAATCAAAAGAAAATTTTCTGCCAGATATTTAAATAATGGATTCTTATCCTTGAGATTTCTTTTCAAACATTGCAAATCATTGCTTTTGTGGTGTATGATGCTGTGATGAACATGTTTTTTACCGTTTTCTCGGCTAAATGATTAATTGAGAAAATAACTGAAAgtctaataaataataaatgatcaTTGGTTGTAGCCCCATTCTTAACAGTGATCATCGTTTCATAATAACATTGCATAATCACTTCAATCTATTAATTAGTCTGTCTAAAactttaaactaacaatttaatgatttagatttatttagCAAAAAAATAACATCACTCGGTAGAGCGCATACATCTGCTAGGGCCAAATAATCACCTTATATTCTATGAAACTgcatcaaatttcacacactcagaaatccaacccctaaatatgtcagattttttataaaaaaggTCAAAAAATGTATCTCTAGGAAATCagctacattaaaaaaaaaaaaaaacattgccaatgttaaagacagtgaTAGACAAAATGtatggatccgcaccaaaatgtaatgggttcttctctgacccatatCACATCCACCACAAAATGTTGtggtaatcttgcttacaaaccgacagtggtgaaaacatgacctgcTCTGCGAAGTTAAATATTCCTAAAATTTGATTATACCCCAACCCACTACACCTGATATTGATTAACAATAATTCTGACTTTCGGCAAGATATGAATGAGATTCAATAAataatgtttctttctttttttgttactGACAAATTTTATGTTAGTGTGACTTCAACATGTTGGCTCGATAGTCAGTAGCATTCTAAGAAATCATGACAATTCCTTATATAACTATCTAGGTGGAAAATAACTTAAGATTAGGTTTCATCCAAAAGAAAATGCCTCAAAACGTACTTGAACATTTGTCCAGCCAATCCCAGTTGCTTTAGAAATCAAAGCATGCCAACAATTACATATGGTTCATTCAAATTTTTGTTGGGACACAAATTCTTACTAACCACAGCCTTAATTCGACAGCATATATCTTAATTATGTAATTGTACCGACAGCATGAATGCACTGATCTTTGAGTACAACTACGTGTTCCCACGCTGCTGAACCGGATTTGTGAGGCTTGTATTATATCAGTACCATCTTGAGAGGCTGGATTTTCCATCCGGGTTGGTGGCTTCTCATAACTCAGCTTGCtattcatttgaaaaaatacaaacaatgagAAGTTCCAGTGACCATTGGACAATCCTATAAATTAACTCTGTGACTCTCTGCACGATCATCAGCGTGACAAGCTAAAGGACAGAATGCTGGGAGTTTAACCATGAAAATGCTTTGAATCTGCAAGTATGTGTTCAACAATATTAGTTCACCAATCTATTCTGAATTCTCATTGACAAGACTCCATTATGTAAGACATTGAAGAAAAAATGTAGCTTCATCCTAAGCAGACGCGTATCAAGAGAGTTGCTACAACGGCGCTGTATGTAGTTTTATATGTTCAGTATGTGCTAAAACCTTGAAATCTTAGATATCAAACTTTAGATTTTCATGCAAAGATGAATTTTATTGAGTGACAAAATTATGAAATCTTTATAATTTGACCCAAATGAAATTAGTGAGCAGCAATTGAGGAAAAATAACATCACTTCTTTATCTTAAAGATAGGGTCGGTTTAAAGACTATGTGAGATGAGTCACACACTTAGTTCATCATGCAATTGTTTGTATTGTGCATTTCATTTATTGTGCTAGTTCCACCATTTGTCCCCACTTCATCAGATGTGGAGGAAACCATGTGAATCTTCAGGAGATAGCAGAAGATGTCATCAGTGATTTTAATCAGGGTTCCTCAAAGGTCTCTCGAGTTATGACAAAGATGTGATAAGCCATGCTCGCTTGAACCAGTCAATACGGCACTTCAGATGTTAATTAAGACTTGCCTTTAAAACAAGGACACGTATTTTTGTGTAATGTTGACCTCTGGGttttgaggtacttgtaatTGGTATTTATGGATCAAGGTGAAATGCTGTGGGAGGCCTattcgcaaaaaaaaaaaaaagtttatctACAGAGATTTCTCAATGATTGAGCAACTTCTCAAAGAGATAAGCTGGTTTTGGTTATGGTTTATGTTTTTTGACCATTCTTGCTAATTTACAATGGAAGTGGCTGTACAACAACAATTGACTCTACCCTTAACCAACTTTCCAATATTAATCCAAACTGGATTAAAACTGCCTGTTGTCGCTGTGACAGACAGACTCACACCCCCTAATACATCTGCCTTTCACCGCATATTACAGTTGTAATAACGATACTGCACATGTCTGGTCAGACAAAATCTAAATAACATCAAAAATCATAATTCAGGTCAGTGCATTATACTAGTGCAAAGATGATTAGATCCAATGTATGACCTACAACTTAAATATCAGACATTTTGCATCAATTCATTAATATATTCCAACAATCTATGAAGCTACTTTACAACCAAGAAATTGAATAGTATTTCTGCAGCATGATGCTAATGCTAAGGCATCTCGTGAAGCTGATTTCTGTCCAGTGTCAACTCTGCACGGGTGAATTACTTAAACCATTGTTGTCCCATATAATTCTCTAGGAAAATCACCACTGGTAACAATGGCCACACCAACAGTGCAATTCAGTCCACAACCATTTTAAGTCGCCCTGACACAGAACTAGGCTACTTCTACTCTCTGGCAGCCCAACACACCCATTCTCCAGGGATCACACACTGATCTAAGAGAGGGCTGGAGAGAAGACAAGATTATGGGAGGGCGCCTTCTCTGCTAAGATCAGACCAGAGTTAATAAGATGTACTTTGAAAACTCACATTTTTTAAgatatctgggggggggggggggggggggggggtctgcaaaTGACAGATAACCCACCTTGATTGTTCCTAATAGATCTCAATTAATAGAACTaaatgttgatgtgatattccaCAAAAACAGAGGCAGAATGTAAATGCATATATTAAATTAAGTTCTGCAGCTCACTATTGCATTGTTATTAACATGGTACAAGTTTAGGAGTATCCTGCTCATATGTTGATCTGTTAGTTGTTTGAAAACAAAAGTTaactaagaaaacatttaaagcagatacaaaaataacttgtgaataaacaaaaaaagccACCACTTTTAGGTAAATGTCAACCCTACATCATCTAAATTGCCTTCGTTTCAATATGATAAAAATTGTATACAGATTAAAATAGACAGTCATATGTAATATTGGCATGTATGTCAAAACAATAATCGATATATAACGGTTCTATAGCTGGTCTATTGAAATGATTGGGAGGCATTTAGGTTCTGGAGGCCCCACTTTTCCCAGGTCCCAGCCAAGTTAGCTGACATGCTAACACGTTAACCATCCAAAGCCAGACCGAGTGCACCGCTAAATGTAGCCTCAGCCACGGACATAACATTAGCCAGGCTGATATTTCCCAATGTAGCTGACTAGCCTAACTCAGGTTTACAACATTTGTTCTTAAGAAAATTAGAAACAGCTTTCAAAACAGCTTCCTAAAAGACGGCTAATTCACAGCTCGGCGGTTTAAGAGCTGTCAAATGATGCTAACGGTTAGCATTCACTAGAATAGGAGTTTCTGGTGTTTTCGCTAGCTCCGGCTAACCAGCCAGCTAGCGGGGGTTAGCGTGTTAGCATGTGGAAAAAAAATCGACACAAAAAATGATAGAGATAAACCAAGTGCCTCTGTGCTGGTGAAACATGCAGCGTGGACCCATGTGCCGCGTCGGGCCGGTCGGGTCAGTTTCCAGAAGTCATATCTTACCCGGATGCCTTGTGGAAGCCTATTCAACAGCTCTCTTTGTCTGCAGAAAATGGCTATTAAGAGAAGTCAGGCACATATCCCCTCTGCGGACCACGGTGTCGGATGAAAGCACGAGAGGTTCGCGGATACTTGGAGGTACCATCCCGAATATTCCCACATTAACCAGTTGAACACCAGTCCAATGATAACTGAGCTCAGTTGTTCTTTGAGTGCCGCAGAAGCCCGTTCCTCGCCATGGTAGGGGTCTCCGCTCCTGCCGTGGTCGCAGCTGCCTCTAGCAGCCAATATGACGGAGGTCTCGGCAGACAGGGAGCCGGAGAGGAGGACGGTGTATAGCGTGCTTGAGCCCGACTGACAGCGGCTCGGTCCAATGGAGGAGCGGGAGAGGGCGGCCACTTCCGACGCAGCACGCGGATGGGGAATAGCCCGGCGCTGGCTCCTCCTGACGGGCGTCCTGCGTCTCCAATGAGCGGCCAGAGGAGGCAGGGGCTCTCCGCTGGCAGCGACTTGGAAACGTGGAGAGGCGAAGTGATGCTGATGGTGTCCCGGCCCGGGCCAAGTCAGGCAAGGCCGGGACGGACCAGACTACTGGATCACCGATGTCATCCAGGTAAGAGGCTGAGGCTCTGCCTGAGCACTGAGCGTCACCATATCCACCATGCAAGGAGGAATAGCTTCATTTAACAACTAAGATTGAAAGGTGTCACAGGTAAAGAATGTGTAATAATTACTACATTAATCACATTAGTCCCCCTTATATGCCTTCttctgtcatcatcatcattatcatcttcatcatcatcatcatcttccaaTACTGGGTACCAACTGCTCTGATGACTTAAAAAGCTCAATCCAGGtttgtattcatttttatttccaaatgtgTTTGGGAATATCCACCACTAAAGTACAATATTCACTGATTTGACATTGGCAAaggtgttttgtttgtaaagcacatttcatacacaTATTCCAGGGGCTGTacagaaacatgaaaaacaacactgggacaaaatgttaaaaatacagatacaaatctggaaacacagtttaaaactaatttcaagcaaaataaaagagata
Proteins encoded in this window:
- the socs5b gene encoding suppressor of cytokine signaling 5b, with protein sequence MKQVGNMWSNLKNKCQTLFQNNSSGLSETRVEADAVHCVVDLCQGGSSGDAHASGASSPTRSLLPVPMVTSGRRHHNCVSDIPQIVEISIDKDAEDVRGGSGAVPHARRDSYSRHAPWGGKKKHSCSTKTQSSLEADRRSGRLRGSGNRRERRYGVSSLQEMSDSGGRSLNSRSLRQRLSDTVGLCLPLPARRRSRSSKNPVTSKRKIHLTELMLETCPFPPGSDLAHKWHLIKQHTAPVSPHSSTALLDAFDPAQTSPEDEEERLRERRRLSIEEGVDPPPNAQIHTLEASVPGSSLYKLGPKMAPGIGEASGDGRASGTGSSLGAGSSGACGPVPGASASTQDCDSEEDSTTLCLQARRPKQRHASGDGHLSRQQPGPWKVHTQIDYIHCLVPDLMQITALPCYWGVMDRYEAEALLDGRPEGTFLLRDSAQEDYLFSVSFRRYNRSLHARIEQWNHNFSFDAHDPCVFHSSTVTGLLEHYKDPSACMFFEPLLTAPLHRTFPFGLQHLARAAICRWTTYDGIGSLPLPPALQDFLKEYHYKQKVRVRWLEREPPLKVK